The Candidatus Denitrolinea symbiosum DNA window TTTAAGCGTCCCTCCGCGGGCGGCGTTATCTTCTGGGTAATCGCCATTGGATTGGGCGCGGCCGCCTTCATCCTCGCCCGCAACGTCTTTACCTGCTGGACGATCACCAGTCTGCCGGGCGTGTCGCCGGATGCCTGCGGAGCGAGCGCCGCCAACCTGCCTTCGTTCAACCCGCAGGGGACGCCGGTCGGCGCGCCGGAGGCCGCCACTCCGCAGCCGGCCGCCCCGGTGGACGTCCCGCCGCCCAGTTGGGACGGCGGCAGCCGCGTCAACCTGCTGTTCATCGGCATCGACGCCCGCGACTGGCAGGCCGGCGTCGGCGCGCCGCGCTCAGACACATTGATCCTGTTCACAATTGATCCCATCTCGAAGACCGCAGGCATGCTTTCGATCCCGCGCGACATGTGGGTAAACATTCCCGGCTCCGGCTATGGACGCATCAACATGGCTTACTCCATCGGCACGGGCGCAAAACTGCCGGGCGGCGGCCCCGGCCTGGCTATGCAGACCGTGTCGCAGTTCCTGGGCGTGCCGGTCAATTACTATGCCCAGGTGGACTTTGGGACCTTCATCGCCATGATCGACACCATCGGCGGGATCGACCTTGAAGTGCGGGAACGCCTCGTGCTGGACCCGGTCGGCACGGGCAAGGACCACGTAGTAATCACGCCTGGTAATCGTCACCTCGTGGGCTGGAAGGCGCTCGCGTACGCGCGCACCCGCGAGCAAAGCAAAGGCGGCGACGTGGACCGCGCCAAACGCCAGCAGGACATCATCTTTGCCATCATGGATAAGGTCCTCAGCCCGGATTATTTCCCGACCTTCGTGAAACAGGCCCCCGGGTTATACGAGTTAATGGCTTCTGGCATTCACACCAACCTGTCCTTTGAAGACGGTTTGAAACTGGCGGTCTTGCTGCAGAGCATCCCGCGCGCGAACATCAGGACCGGCGTGATTGACTACGACATGATCACCATGAGCGGAACCACTTTGAACGGGGAGGCCGCCAGCGTCTTCAAGCCCAAACCCGACCAGATCCGCATTCTGCGCGACGAGATCTTCGGCGGCGGCGCGGTGGGCGCGATGGCCGCAGGCGACCCGGTGGCGCTCTCGAGCCAGGAAGGGGCGCGCATCCGCGTCGTCAACGGCTCGTACGCGGCGGATTTCGGCCAGCGGACCTCCGCTTATTTTCAAAGCCTGGGACTGAACGTGACCGAGCTGGGCAGCGGCGGCCCGTACGACCGCACGACGGTGATTTTATACTCCCCCAAGTTGTACACCATGCGCTTCATGCTCTACTTGTTTGGACTGAACGGCAACTCGGGTACGTCGCAAATCAAGTTCGAACCCAACCCGTCTTCGCCGGTAGACGTGGAGATCCGCCTCGGCAACGACGTAGCGAACTCCAACGTCATCCCATGACCGATCAAGGCCGGGCCTCCCCGGCCTTTTTCATCCATGCTGTTCACTTTCTTTGTCTCCCTCCTCGTCGGCGTCGCCTGCCTGTATCGGGGTTACGCCGCTGACGGCCGCTTTCACTGGCTGACCTGGTTCCTTGTCCTGGGGGCTTTCTGGGCGCTCGCGCAGGTCCGAGGCTGGCGCTGGTTCGCGCCGATCGGCTTATTCGCGTCCCTGTTTGCCGCCGGCTATGGACTCTGGATCGCCCTCCCCGCCGGCTGGATGCTGGCCGGCGCGCTGGGGACGCTCTTCGCCTGGTACGTGGCAGACTTCGAGCGCCGCTTGCGCGTCTCCGCGCCAGACGACGCGCCCGGGCTGCGGACGCGTCGTCTCCTGCGCCTCGGCGCGCTGACCTCCCTGGCGCTGGCCTGGACCCTTCTGAAGATGGTCTATTGGTGGAAATTTTCGCTCGAATGGCTGGCCTATGTCGCCATCCTCGCCGCGCTGGGGACAAGTTACCTTGTGCTTCGGCTCCAACGCGAGGGCGACTAGCGCATCAACAAATTAAAGTTGTAGGGCAAATTGCCAGTTTGTCGAGCGCTACAACTTAACCTGGCCGCGACATTGGACTCTGAAAATTTACGCGGGGCGGATAGCTTCGTCCTTCCTCGTCAAAACGACTTTTTTCAAAGGCGATCCATGGCAACCTTCCCATATACCCGCCTGGTGGTGGTCGGCGTCACCGGCGCGGGCAAATCCATGCTGGCCGAAAGACTTGCGCGCGCCCTGAAACTGGACTTCATAGAATTGGATGCCCTGCATTGGCGGCCAAACTGGGTCCCCGCCCCAGACGAGGAATTTCGCGCCCTGGTCGCGGACGCCGCGCAAAAGCCGCGCTGGGTTGTCGCGGGCAACTACAGCATCGTCCGCGACATCACCTGGCCGCGCGCGCAGGCCGTCGTCTGGCTGGATTACTCGCTCTGGACGGTCTTCTGGCGGCTGACGCGGCGCATTTTCCGACGCTGGTGGAGGCGGGAGTTGTTGTGGGGCAGCAACCGCGAGACGCTCTGGCATCATTTTAAACTCTGGTCAGACGACTCGCTCTGGCATTGGCTTTTCAAAACCTACCAGCGGCGCAAACGCGAATATCCCCTGTTGTTTGCCCAGCCGGCATACGGACATCTGCGCGTGTTCCGTTTCTCGACGCCCGAAGAGACGGAGGCCTGGTTCGCAAGCCTGCAAAGTTGACCGACACGCAGTTCGCGGCGTGAAGGCGCCAAGCGGGAGCGCCGCAGCGCGAGTCCCCGCTCATATCCGTCATAACGCCGCCGCTTCGAAGCAGTACTTTCAAAACCGAGAACAGGGCGCTTTTTCACGAAACTATGATACGATTCAGTCATCATACTTTTGGGTGAGACTATGTTTAACCTTCCCGATTCTGAAATCCTCCCGCTTTCCAGGGAACACGTCTTCTACACCTGGTCGGCTCAGGCCAAAGTGAACCCCATCGCGGTCAAACGCGCCAAAGGGGTCTACTTTTGGGACGTGGACAACAAACGCTACCTCGACTTCAACTCGATGACGATGTGCGTCAACATCGGACACGGCGACGAACGCGTCATCCGGGCGATGCAGGAACAGGCGGCGGAACTACCCTACGCCGCGCCGGGCATGACGACGAGAATCCGCGCCATCGCCAGCAAGGCCCTCGCGGACATCACCCCCGGCGGGCGGCTGATTAAAATCCTTTTCACCCTCGGCGGGGCGGACGCGAATGAGAACGCCATCAAACTGGCGCGCGGCTACACCGGCCGCTTCAAAATCCTGACGCGTTACCGCTCCTATCACGGCGCGACGATGGGCGCGATGGCCGCCACTGGCGACCCGCGCCGTCACGCCTGGGAGCCGGGGACGATGCCCGGCGTGGTCCACTTCCTCGACCCGTATCGCTACCGCTCCACTTTCCACCGCCTCAACCCCGACATTTCGGAGGAAGACTTTACCCGCGATTATCTCAACCACCTCGAAGAGATCATCCGCTACGAGGGACCCGAAACCATCGCCGCAATTTTGATGGAATCGGTCACGGGGACGAATGGCGTCATCATCCCGCCCGAAGGCTACATGCAGGGCGTGCGCGCGTTGTGCGACAAATATGGCATCGTGATGATCGCCGACGAGGTGATGAGCGGTTTCGGGCGCACGGGGAAGTGGTTCGCCGTCGAACATTGGGACGTCGTCCCGGACATCATAACGATGGCGAAGGGACTCACGTCCGCGTACGCGCCGCTGGGCGCGGTGGCGATGAAGCCCGAGATCGCCGCGGCCTTCGACCAGCGTGTGTTCGAGGGCGGGCTGACGTACACGTCGCATCCCGTCTCGTTGGCGGCGGCGGTGGCGAATATCCATGTGATGAGGGAGGATAAACTCGTCGAACGCGCGGCCGCTTTGGGTCCGGTTTTGAAGCGGATGTTGAACGACCTCGGGGAGGCGCATCCCTCCGTCGGCGATGTCCGCTCGATCGGGCTGTTCGGCATCGTCGAATTGGTGCGCGACCGAAAGACGAAGGAACCGATGGCGCCGTGGAACGGAACGTCGCCGGAGATGGCCGCGTTGCGGAAGTATTGTCTCGACCATGGCCTCTTCTTAAGTACGCACTGGCACACGGCGCTGGTCATCCCGCCTTTGATCATTGACGAGGCGCAGTTGGCGGAGGGGATGTCGGTGTTGAGCGAAGCGTTGGATTTTGCCGACGAGGCTGCTAAATGAATTTGTCCTACGCGACCTGGTTGACGGTATCTGGCGTGGTGGCCCTGCTGGTGGCTGGGTCGGCCTGGAAACGCCGCTCCGCGCCGGTCGCGCCCGCCTTGTTCGCATTGATGATCTCGCTGGCGTTCTGGTCGCTGACCTATGCCGTCTCCTGGGTCGTCCCGTCCGACGCGGCGGGGATCTTTTGGCTGAAGCTGACCTACCTGGGAGCCGCCACCGCGCCGCTGGCTTTCTTCGTCCTGGTCCTTTATTTTGTGGATCGCTACGCCTGGTTGACGAGAAAAGCGTATATTCTGCTGATAGCCATCCCGGCGTTGACCATTTTGCTGTTGTGGACGGACCCCTGGCACCATTTATTCTTTGGCAATTATCCGGTGGTCGAGAGAGGCTCAATTTACAACGGCGGGCCGTGGTTCTATATTAATTTGTCGTATTCATACGCCCTGGTCATGGCGGGATTCTATTTGCTGGCGCGGGCGTTTCTGCGCTCTTCGCAGTTCTATCGGGGGCAAACGCGCCTCATGCTGATCGGGGCGTTCGTGCCCTGGCTGGCGAATTTCTTCATGTTCTTTGGACAACGCGCCATGACCCGCCTGGATTTGACGCCGGTGGCGTTCACGTTCACGGGGCTGCTCTTTGCGTATGGCATCTTCGGCTATCGCCTGATGGACCTGATCCCGGTCAGCCGCGATGTGTTGGTGGAGAATATGGACGACGCCATCCTGGTGGCGGATACCGACTGGCGCGTGGTGGATATCAACCCGAAGGCGCTCGAACTTGCCAATCCCGGGCTGAACACCCCCATCGGCAAGCCGCTGGGAGAAGTGTTTTCCCGCTGGCGTCATATTTTTTCCAATATTTCGGATGCGGACAACCAGCTGGAAGTCAAACTGGATCTCCCTCCTTTTTCCACCCTGGACCTGCGCATTGCCGCCGTGAAGGACCGTCAAGGTCAGGCGGTGGGGAAACTGGTCACCTGGCGCGATATCAGCCCGCTCAAGCAGGTCGAAGAGAAATTGCGGATCTTCTTCCACGCGGTGGAGCAGAATCCCGTCGCGGTTTTGATCACCGATCCCGATGGGCGCATTGAATATATCAATCCCCGCCTGACGCAGCTGACCGGGTACAGTCTGGACGAAGTACGCGGAAAGAATCCGCGCATTTTGCAATCGGGCGAGACGCCCCTGGAACTCTACGAAAACTTGTGGAATACGATCAAGGAAGGACGGGTCTGGGAGGGCGAAGTGCTGGATCGGAAAAAGAACGGGGAAGTGTACTGGGTCTACGAACTGATCGCGCCGGTGCTGGACAAGAACGGGAACGTGACGAATTTCATCGCCATGCAGCAGGACATCACCTTAAGCAAAAACACCGAGATGGAACTGCGTATTGTCAACGAACGCCTGCAGGCCAAACTGGAGGAAGTGGAACGGCTCCACGAACAACTGCGGGAAGAGTCCATTCGAGACGGGCTGACGCGCCTGTTCAACCGCCGTTACATGGAAGAGACGCTCGAACGGGAGATTTCGCGCAACGAGCGCGAACCGCGTTCTGTCAGCGTGGTGATGATGGACGTGGACCTGTTCAAGACCATCAACGATTCCTTCGGGCATCAGGGCGGGGACGCCGTCCTGCAAACGCTGGGGACGATGCTGCTGGAAAACACGCGTCTCAGCGACATCGCCTGTCGCTACGGCGGCGATGAAATGCTGGTGGTGCTGCCGGGCGCCACGCGCGAGGTGGCGTGCGCCCGGGCTGAAGAGTGGCGGGCGGCCTTCTCGCAGATGACCTTTACGTTCGGCGGAAAAACAATGCGGACGACGCTCTCCCTGGGCGTCGCCTCCTTCCCGGACCAGGCGCGCTCCTCGTCCGAATTGCTGATCGCGGCCGATAAAGCGCTGTATTGGGCGAAGATGAATCGCAACCTGGTGGTGGCTTACGATTCAGCCAAAATGTTGGGCCAGACGAGCCGCTCGGACGACATCCGGTAGGCCGGGCGTAATAAGCGTTGGGGACGAGGCGTCTTTCACAACGGAAAAATAACATACACAGGATGATCTCATGTCTCAGGAAAATCACACAAAAATATTGATCCTCGGCTCCGGCCCGGCCGGCTTCTCGGCCGCGCTTTACGCGGCGCGGGCGGAGCTGGCCCCCGTACTTTTGACCGGCTCCCAGCTGGGCGGGCAGGCCGCGTTGACCTACACCATCGAGAACTACCCCGGTTTTCCCGGCGGCGTCGGCGGGGCGGAATTGGGCGAGTTGTTTCAGAAGCAGGCGGAATACTTCGGGACGCGCGTGGAGTTCGACACGGCGAACAAAGTGGACCTGTCGGCGCGGCCGTTCAAGGTCGCGACCGACGCGGGGGAGTACGAGGCCGATACGTTGATCGTCACGACGGGCGCCAGTCCGATCCACCTCGACGTCCCGGGCGAGGACGCGCTGCTCGGACGCGGCGTTTCGTATTGCGCCACCTGCGACGGCGCGTTCTTCAAGGATAAGAAAGTGGTCGTCGTCGGCGGCGGGGACAGCGCGCTGGAGGAAGGCCTGTTCCTGACGCGTTACGCCTCGTCCGTGACCATTGTCCACCGCCGCGACGAGTTGCGCGCCGGCGCGATCTTGCAGATGCGCGCCAAGGAACACCCCAAAGTGCAGTTCATCTGGGATACGGTCGTGACGGAGATTCTCGGCGCAGACAAGACGGAGGCCGTGCGCTTGAAGAACGTGAAGACCGGCGAAGAGACGGTCTTCGATGCGGACGGCATCTTCATCTTCATCGGCCATACGCCGAACACGGAGATCTTCCAGGGGCAGTTGAAACTGGACGACCGCGGCTATATCGAGGTGGATCACTTGATGCAGACCAGCGTCCCCGGCGTGTTCGCAGCGGGCGAGGCGGCGGACCCGCATTTCCGGCAGGTGGTCACCTCGGCTGGGATGGGAGCCGCGGCCGCCATCCAGGCGACGCGCTTCCTCGAAGCGGAGACCGGTTGAGCGTAGGCGTGAAGCGAGGAGAGACTTTTCCGAATCGGACGGAAGAGTCTCTCTTTTTGTCGGAATGTCATGTATTTGTATCCCAAAAAAGTGACAAATTCGACTTTTCGCGCGTCAAAGTCTGGAATAGAATTCAAAAACTACAAAATTTGGAGGAGCGATGAAAAAGATTTCGATCATCGGCGCGGGGATGACTGGTTCGACTGCCGCGCACTGGCTGGCTGAACGCGAACTGGCCGACGTTGTTCTGGTGGACGTGGTGGAGGGGATGCCGCAGGGCAAGGGCCTGGACCTGCTGGAAGCCATGCCGATCGTCGGCAAGGATTCGTCCATCATCGGCACGAACGATTACGCCGACACCAAAGATTCGGACATCGTCATCATCACCGCGGGCGTGGCGCGCAAACCCGGCATGAGCCGCGACGATCTGTTGACGATCAACGCGGGGATCGTGGGGACGGCCGCGACCGAGACGCTGAAGTATTCGCCGAACGCGTTCTATATTGTGCTGACCAACCCGCTCGACACGATGGCCTATCTCACGTTGAAGAAGACCGGCCTGCCGCGCGAACGCGTCATCGGGCAGGCGGGGATCTTGGACTCGGCACGGATGCGCGCTTTCGTCGCGCTGGAGACGGGCGTGAGCGTGGAAAACATCCAGTGTTATGTGCTGGGCGGGCACGGCGACGAGATGGTTCCGCTGACGCGTCACTCGAACATCGCGGGGATCCCGCTGCGCGACTACATCCCCGCCGACAAACTCGCGGCCATCGTCAACCGCACGCGCAAGGGCGGCGGCGAAATCGTCAACCTGTTGAAGACCGGCTCGGCGTATTACGCGCCGGCCGCGGCGGTGGCGCAGATGGCGGAGGCGATCCTCAAGGACAAGAAGTTGATCGTCCCGTGCGCGGCGTACATGCAGGGCGAATACGGGCTGGAAGATATGTTCTTCGGTGTGCCGGTGATTCTCGGCGCGGGCGGCATGGAAAAGATCGTCGAATATCAATTCGACGCCGACGAGAAGGCCATGTTCGAGAAGTCCGCCGCCTCGGTGAAAGAGACGCACGATGCGTTGAAGAAGCTGGTTCAACTCTAACTCGTCATCGCGGGCGGAGCGCGGCGCTCTCAAACGACGCCGCGTCGCTCGCGCCTCGCAATGACGAAATATTGTTATGGAGATGAGACATGATATTACACGACAAAATCGCCGAGCAACTTCCCGCCTGGCGCGAACGCATCAGGATTTTGGCGAAGGATCACGCCGACGTGGCGGTGGAGCAGGTGACGATCGGGCAGATCGTGGGCGGGATGCGCGATATCAAATCCCTGCTGACCGATATTTCGTACGTTGATCCCGCCGAGGGCATCCGTTTTCGCGGTATGTCCATCCCCGAGGCGTTGAAGGCGCTTCCGAAGAACCGCGGCAACAAAATGCCGCTGGTCGGCGGTCTGTACTATTTGCTGATGGTCGGCGAAATCCCCAGCAGGGAGCAGGCTCTCGAAGTGGAAGCGGAATGGGCGAAGCGCGTCGAACTGCCCGATTATGTTTACAAGATGTTGAAGGTCATGCCGAAGGACACGCACCCGATGATCCTGTTCACGCAGGCGGTGATGGCGATGGCGCGCGATTCGGTCTTTACGAGAAAATACCATGAAGGCATGAAGAAGGATTCTTACTGGGAACCCGCGCTCGACGATAGTCTCGATCTCACCGCCAAACTCCCCGTCATCGCGGCGTTCATCTATCGCATGAAATATTTCGGGGAGAAGGCCCGGCCGCGCTACAATCCCAAATTGGATTTCGGCGCGAACTTCGCGCGTATGATGAAGGTCCCGGACAGGAAGGGCTACGCGGAACTTGCCCGGCTGTACTTCATCCTGCACTCCGACCACGAGTCGGGGAACGTCTCGGCGCACGCGACGCACCTGGTCGGTTCGTCTCTCTCGGATATTTTCTTCGCTTTCTCGGCCGGGCTGAGCGGACTCGCGGGTCCCCTGCACGGACTCGCCAACCAGGAGTGCCTCGCCTGGCTGCTGGACGTCCATGCGAAGTTTGGCGGCGTCCCCTCGCGCGACGAACTCTATAAATTCTCGTGGGACACGCTCAACAGCGGCAAGGTCATCCCTGGCTACGGGCACGCCGTCCTGCGCGTCCCCGATCCGCGCTTCACCGCGCAGATGGAATTCGCCAAGAAGAATTTCCCGCAGGATGAACTCGTTCGTCTCGCCGATATGGTCTTCGACGTGGTCCCCGCCGTTTTGAAGGAGCAGGGCAAAGCCAAGAATCCCGCGCCCAACGTGGACGCCATCAGCGGTACGCTGCAATATTATTACGGCGTGCGCGAATTCGACTTTTACACCGTCCTGTTCGGCGTCGGGCGCGCCCTCGGCGTGACGTCCAACTACGTCTGGGCGCGCGCTCTGGGACAGCCCCTCGAGCGTCCGAAGTCGGTGACCACCAGGATGCTGGAAGACGCGGTGGAACGGGCGAAGCCGGCCGGGGGCGATTAAGATCGTGCCAACCGCCGCGCGGTCTGCAAAGGCAGACCGCGTCTACAAAGCAAACTCCCGAAGTCGTTCGGACCTCGGGAGTTTTTTCTTCAACCGCTTTGTCTCATGGCGCGGCGCCGACGATCTCGCACTGGAGCGGCTGGGTGGCGATCACCTGGCAGTCCACCCAGTCTCGCTTGAATTTCACCAGCACGTGGACGTCCATGAATATGCGGTCGTATTCGCTCAGGATCAGCCGATAATCGGGCGTGACCGACGCGTCTATGGCGCGGAACGCTCCGACGTGTCTTTGACGCGCCTCGGCGGGGTCCATCTCCCGGCCGCGATGGTCAACGATGAACTGGATCGTGCCGTCGAGCGACACGGTCGGTTCGCGCATGGACTTGTTGACCACCCCATCGTCCACGAGGTAGCCCGCAAGCGCCATCAAGACCAGGCAGGCGAAGATCGGCGCGAGTTTCCCGAAGATCGAAGTCGAAAAGACCGCCGGCTCGCTCATCGGGAGTTGCAGGATGCCCGCCACAGCCACGAAGATTCCCATCCAGGCGTACGCCAAAAGGACGCGCCCTCCGAGATCGCCGTAATCCGTATAATTGAGCAGTCTGCCCAGCCGGGGTTCGAGCAGCGACATGGCTTTTGGCAGGATCGTCAACGGCAGGTTGACGGACAGCCACGAAAAAACGAACGCGCTCGCCAGCCAGACCGGCAGGGCCAGCAGGGGTTTGTTCAGCCGCGCCGCCAGCCAGCCCGCGGCTGCGCCCGTGACCATGCAGGCGGCCGCGCCGATGGCGAACTTCAGCCAGGGGAACAGTCCGTGGTGCGCGCTCAGGATGTACGAATCGACGCCCCAGGTGAAAAAGGCGAATCCCAGTCCCAGGGATAGCCCGTACCAGGCGCCATATCGGTACTTTGCCCGCAGGATGTCCGGGCGTTCGAAGCGTAAATTCAGCGGCTGTAATTTCATGGGTTTAGGCGCGTGCGTCCAACGCCGCGATGTTTATGTTTGCGACCGTCCCAACCGGCCTGGTCACAAACTGCGCGGCTTGAGGGCGCGCGTGGCGATGTAGGTCGGCATATATTCGCCGATGATATTCTCATGGTGATGGTCTTCGTACAGGCCGGTGATGTGGAACCCGGCTTCGACCTGGCCTCCGAGCTGGTCGCTGAGCGAGTGACTGTGTTCCAGCGGCCAGCGGTTGGCGATCATCTTCTTCATGATTTCTGGGTGATCGGAGTCCGCGTAAGGCAATTTGTTCGTTACCTGCAATTTGCCTTTTTCGGCTTTGTCGAAATCGAACAGATAGAAGGCGGGATTCATGAATCCCGCCAGCAGTGTCCCGCCGCGGCGCAGGACGCGGAAGGCCTCCTTCCAGACGGGTTTCACATCGGGGATGAAAACGTTGGAGACGGGATTGAAAACGAGGTCGAAGGATTCGTCCGCGAACATGGACAGGTCGCGCATATCGCCTTCGACGATATTCAGGGACAGGTTCTCGCGCTCCGCCACCTCGCGGTCGCGGTCCAGTTGACGCGGCGAATTGTCCAGCACGGTCACGTTGGCGCCCGCCGCCGCGAAGATGGGAGCCTGCTGTCCGCCGCCGCTGGCGAGGGCGAGCAGGTCGAGTCCTGGCAGGGGTGGGAACCATTCGCGTGGCGCGGATTTCTGCTCGGTCAACAGGACCGACCACTCGCCGCGCCGCGCGGCTTCGATGACTTCATGCTCTACGGGGATGGTCCACGGGTTGCCGTCTTCCACCTGTATATCCCAGGCGGTGCGGTTGTAAATGCGGATGTCCATGCTGCTCCTTGTGGAAGAAAACGTCCCCGCGCAAAGATTCACACGGGGACGCGGCGTCTACGATGAAGGGTTCAGGGGGAGGGCGTCTTTTGTACGACCGCGCCGGTCCAGGTGAAGTCGCGTTTTTCGCTGGCCGCGCCGGCCGGGGTGTAGATGGGCTGTCCCTGGTCGTCGGCGCCCGTCTGTCGGACCGGGACCACCCACCAGCGCATGATGTGCGCCACGTTGTCGTTCGGGCGGAACGAGGTGGGGATGATGTAGCTGGTGTCGGTCACGTAGTCCACGATTCGGCGGCCCTGGTCGGCGGTCACATCCTCGACGATCACCTGGTAGAGTTCGCCTTCCCGCAGGGTTCCGAGCGAGGCCCATTGCAGGGTCACGACATCGTGCGCGAGGGTGAAGGCTGCGCCGTCAACGGGAAGCAACAGGTTCGGGGCGGGATAGGGAGGCGGGGGCGTGGGAGTCGGCGTCGGCAGGTTGGGATCGGGGGCGCGCTTGCACAGCGGGATCAGGATGGTCGTCCCAAGCATGACGTTGTCGGTGGCGAGGTTGTTGTAGGCGCGGATGTCTGCCATCGCGACGTTGTAGTTGGCGGCGATG harbors:
- a CDS encoding SAM-dependent methyltransferase, with amino-acid sequence MDIRIYNRTAWDIQVEDGNPWTIPVEHEVIEAARRGEWSVLLTEQKSAPREWFPPLPGLDLLALASGGGQQAPIFAAAGANVTVLDNSPRQLDRDREVAERENLSLNIVEGDMRDLSMFADESFDLVFNPVSNVFIPDVKPVWKEAFRVLRRGGTLLAGFMNPAFYLFDFDKAEKGKLQVTNKLPYADSDHPEIMKKMIANRWPLEHSHSLSDQLGGQVEAGFHITGLYEDHHHENIIGEYMPTYIATRALKPRSL
- a CDS encoding aspartate aminotransferase family protein, producing the protein MFNLPDSEILPLSREHVFYTWSAQAKVNPIAVKRAKGVYFWDVDNKRYLDFNSMTMCVNIGHGDERVIRAMQEQAAELPYAAPGMTTRIRAIASKALADITPGGRLIKILFTLGGADANENAIKLARGYTGRFKILTRYRSYHGATMGAMAATGDPRRHAWEPGTMPGVVHFLDPYRYRSTFHRLNPDISEEDFTRDYLNHLEEIIRYEGPETIAAILMESVTGTNGVIIPPEGYMQGVRALCDKYGIVMIADEVMSGFGRTGKWFAVEHWDVVPDIITMAKGLTSAYAPLGAVAMKPEIAAAFDQRVFEGGLTYTSHPVSLAAAVANIHVMREDKLVERAAALGPVLKRMLNDLGEAHPSVGDVRSIGLFGIVELVRDRKTKEPMAPWNGTSPEMAALRKYCLDHGLFLSTHWHTALVIPPLIIDEAQLAEGMSVLSEALDFADEAAK
- a CDS encoding malate dehydrogenase, yielding MKKISIIGAGMTGSTAAHWLAERELADVVLVDVVEGMPQGKGLDLLEAMPIVGKDSSIIGTNDYADTKDSDIVIITAGVARKPGMSRDDLLTINAGIVGTAATETLKYSPNAFYIVLTNPLDTMAYLTLKKTGLPRERVIGQAGILDSARMRAFVALETGVSVENIQCYVLGGHGDEMVPLTRHSNIAGIPLRDYIPADKLAAIVNRTRKGGGEIVNLLKTGSAYYAPAAAVAQMAEAILKDKKLIVPCAAYMQGEYGLEDMFFGVPVILGAGGMEKIVEYQFDADEKAMFEKSAASVKETHDALKKLVQL
- a CDS encoding thioredoxin-disulfide reductase, with the translated sequence MSQENHTKILILGSGPAGFSAALYAARAELAPVLLTGSQLGGQAALTYTIENYPGFPGGVGGAELGELFQKQAEYFGTRVEFDTANKVDLSARPFKVATDAGEYEADTLIVTTGASPIHLDVPGEDALLGRGVSYCATCDGAFFKDKKVVVVGGGDSALEEGLFLTRYASSVTIVHRRDELRAGAILQMRAKEHPKVQFIWDTVVTEILGADKTEAVRLKNVKTGEETVFDADGIFIFIGHTPNTEIFQGQLKLDDRGYIEVDHLMQTSVPGVFAAGEAADPHFRQVVTSAGMGAAAAIQATRFLEAETG
- a CDS encoding adenylate kinase (topology modulation protein) → MATFPYTRLVVVGVTGAGKSMLAERLARALKLDFIELDALHWRPNWVPAPDEEFRALVADAAQKPRWVVAGNYSIVRDITWPRAQAVVWLDYSLWTVFWRLTRRIFRRWWRRELLWGSNRETLWHHFKLWSDDSLWHWLFKTYQRRKREYPLLFAQPAYGHLRVFRFSTPEETEAWFASLQS
- a CDS encoding type I citrate synthase is translated as MILHDKIAEQLPAWRERIRILAKDHADVAVEQVTIGQIVGGMRDIKSLLTDISYVDPAEGIRFRGMSIPEALKALPKNRGNKMPLVGGLYYLLMVGEIPSREQALEVEAEWAKRVELPDYVYKMLKVMPKDTHPMILFTQAVMAMARDSVFTRKYHEGMKKDSYWEPALDDSLDLTAKLPVIAAFIYRMKYFGEKARPRYNPKLDFGANFARMMKVPDRKGYAELARLYFILHSDHESGNVSAHATHLVGSSLSDIFFAFSAGLSGLAGPLHGLANQECLAWLLDVHAKFGGVPSRDELYKFSWDTLNSGKVIPGYGHAVLRVPDPRFTAQMEFAKKNFPQDELVRLADMVFDVVPAVLKEQGKAKNPAPNVDAISGTLQYYYGVREFDFYTVLFGVGRALGVTSNYVWARALGQPLERPKSVTTRMLEDAVERAKPAGGD